In the genome of Firmicutes bacterium HGW-Firmicutes-1, one region contains:
- a CDS encoding thiamine biosynthesis protein ThiC (catalyzes the formation of 4-amino-2-methyl-5-phosphomethylpyrimidine from 5-amino-1-(5-phospho-D-ribosyl)imidazole and S-adenosyl-L-methionine in thiamine biosynthesis): MNYTTQMDAARKGIFTKEMQIVAEKENISKEVLMERIASGVVVIPANKNHTSLDPEGIGFGLKTKINVNLGISKDCSDMDLELEKALKAIEMKAEAIMDLSNSGKTEIFRKKLISASSAMIGTVPIYDAFGFYEKELKDIQPKEFLDVVRKHGEDGVDFITIHAGINQETAKTFMRNKRLMNIVSRGGSLLFAWMRITGMENPFYEYFDELLDICAQYDMTLSLGDACRPGGLADSTDASQVKELITLGELTKRAWEKNVQVIIEGPGHMSIDEIEANVLLEKKLCHGAPFYVLGPLVTDVAPGYDHITGAIGGAIAASKGADFLCYVTPAEHLRLPTLEDMKEGIVASKIAAHAGDIAKKVAGARDWDNAMSQARVNLNWEGMYRQAIDPEKARTYRESAKLEDETTCSMCGKMCAVKTLNKTLNNEEINIIG; this comes from the coding sequence ATGAATTATACAACGCAAATGGATGCAGCTCGAAAAGGCATTTTCACAAAAGAAATGCAAATTGTTGCAGAAAAGGAAAATATCTCTAAGGAAGTATTGATGGAGAGAATAGCAAGTGGAGTAGTCGTTATTCCAGCTAATAAAAATCATACGAGCCTAGATCCTGAAGGGATTGGTTTCGGATTGAAAACGAAGATTAATGTCAACTTAGGCATTTCAAAGGACTGCAGTGATATGGACTTAGAGCTGGAGAAGGCACTTAAGGCCATAGAAATGAAGGCCGAAGCCATTATGGATTTAAGCAATTCTGGCAAGACGGAAATCTTTAGAAAGAAGCTGATAAGCGCGTCAAGTGCAATGATTGGCACCGTACCAATCTATGACGCATTCGGTTTTTATGAAAAAGAATTAAAAGACATTCAACCTAAAGAATTTTTAGATGTTGTTAGAAAACATGGTGAAGATGGAGTAGACTTCATTACAATTCATGCTGGCATTAATCAAGAGACGGCAAAGACTTTTATGCGTAATAAACGTTTGATGAATATTGTATCCCGTGGAGGTTCACTATTATTTGCTTGGATGCGTATAACAGGCATGGAAAACCCTTTTTATGAATACTTTGATGAGCTTCTAGATATTTGTGCACAATATGATATGACCTTAAGCTTAGGAGATGCTTGCCGACCAGGGGGCTTGGCTGATTCAACTGATGCAAGTCAGGTCAAGGAACTCATTACATTGGGTGAGCTCACCAAAAGAGCTTGGGAGAAAAATGTTCAAGTCATAATTGAAGGACCAGGGCATATGTCAATAGATGAAATAGAAGCAAATGTATTGCTTGAAAAGAAGCTTTGTCACGGGGCACCTTTTTATGTGTTAGGACCATTGGTGACAGACGTTGCTCCAGGTTATGACCATATTACAGGCGCAATAGGTGGTGCAATTGCGGCAAGTAAGGGTGCGGACTTTTTGTGTTATGTAACACCTGCAGAGCATTTGCGTTTACCAACACTTGAGGATATGAAGGAAGGTATTGTTGCATCTAAAATAGCAGCCCATGCTGGTGATATTGCAAAAAAAGTTGCAGGTGCAAGAGATTGGGATAATGCAATGAGCCAAGCGAGAGTCAACTTGAACTGGGAAGGCATGTATCGTCAGGCTATCGATCCTGAAAAAGCCCGTACCTACCGTGAAAGTGCAAAACTCGAAGACGAAACAACCTGTTCCATGTGTGGCAAGATGTGTGCGGTAAAAACCCTGAATAAAACACTTAATAATGAGGAAATTAATATTATTGGTTAG
- a CDS encoding translation initiation factor IF-3 codes for MINEQIRDREVRLIDEEGNQLGIMSAKDAQKLAREKNLDLVKISPKAIPPVCKIIDYGKFRYEQAKKEKEARKKQNIITLKEVRLSPNIEEHDITTKKKQAEKFLKNGDKVKVSVRFRGREMAHTNVGREILLEFAKGLEEISDVEKPPKMEGRSMIMFLNPKKVI; via the coding sequence ATGATTAATGAGCAAATTCGAGATCGAGAAGTTCGACTTATTGATGAGGAAGGTAATCAGCTAGGCATTATGTCAGCAAAGGATGCCCAAAAGTTAGCAAGAGAAAAGAACCTCGATTTGGTGAAAATTTCACCAAAGGCAATTCCACCAGTATGTAAAATTATTGATTATGGTAAGTTCCGTTATGAGCAAGCTAAGAAAGAAAAAGAAGCTCGTAAGAAACAAAACATCATAACTTTAAAAGAAGTGCGTTTATCACCGAATATTGAGGAACACGATATAACTACTAAGAAGAAACAGGCCGAAAAGTTTTTGAAAAATGGCGATAAGGTTAAGGTTTCTGTGCGCTTTAGAGGTAGAGAAATGGCACATACTAACGTAGGAAGAGAAATCCTTCTTGAGTTTGCAAAAGGGTTGGAAGAAATAAGTGATGTTGAAAAACCACCCAAAATGGAAGGTAGAAGCATGATCATGTTTCTTAATCCAAAAAAAGTTATCTAA
- a CDS encoding 50S ribosomal protein L35, whose protein sequence is MPKMKTHRGAAKRFKATGTGKLKRSKAYKRHILTKKSPKSKRQARPSVVMSPSNEKVIKKMLPYL, encoded by the coding sequence ATGCCTAAAATGAAAACACATCGTGGTGCTGCAAAGCGCTTTAAAGCAACAGGTACTGGAAAATTAAAAAGAAGCAAAGCTTACAAAAGACATATTTTGACTAAAAAAAGTCCAAAATCAAAAAGACAAGCTAGACCAAGCGTTGTGATGTCACCATCAAATGAAAAAGTAATCAAAAAAATGTTACCATACTTATAA
- a CDS encoding 50S ribosomal protein L20, with protein sequence MARVKGALHTRKRHKRVLKLAKGYRGAKSKQFRTAKQAVMKSGVYSYVGRRLKKRDFRKLWIARINAATRINGMSYSTFMYGLKLADININRKMLAEMAVSDAEGFAKLVETAKAKVN encoded by the coding sequence ATGGCTAGAGTAAAAGGTGCATTGCACACACGCAAAAGACACAAAAGAGTACTTAAATTAGCTAAGGGATATAGAGGCGCCAAATCAAAACAATTTAGAACTGCAAAGCAAGCTGTTATGAAATCAGGCGTTTATTCATATGTAGGTAGAAGACTTAAGAAGAGAGATTTTAGAAAATTGTGGATTGCAAGAATTAATGCAGCGACAAGAATTAATGGTATGTCTTATAGTACTTTTATGTACGGTTTGAAATTAGCAGATATTAACATTAACAGAAAAATGTTAGCTGAAATGGCTGTTAGTGATGCTGAAGGGTTTGCAAAGTTAGTTGAAACCGCAAAAGCGAAAGTAAACTAA
- a CDS encoding 6-phosphofructokinase, translated as MELKGKVVIAQGGGPTAVINQSLVGAVLESRKFPQITRVYGAINGVEGIINEEFMDLSQETTHNLEQVGLTPASALLSTRVKPDEQYCKEIFRVLKAHDVRYFFYIGGNDSADTVRIVNDNAKKSDYEFRAIHIPKTIDNDLVLNDHTPGYGSAARYVAQSFIGLNLDNRALPGVYIGVIMGRHAGFLAASSSMAQKYPDDGPHLIYLPERTFYIDKFLSDVHNVYQKYGKCIVAVSEGIKDENGQSIVASLSDTIEKDAHGNIQLSGTGALGDMLSKLVKEKLNISRVRSDTLGYPQRNFIGSISDIDQSEAREVGEKAAQFAIWHKIDGSIIIERTGFYSVDYKLVPLEQVAGKTKIMPDEFINSYGNNVTDAFKFYLRPLLGSGFATAHRLRAPMAPKILNI; from the coding sequence TTGGAATTAAAAGGAAAAGTTGTTATTGCACAAGGCGGAGGTCCAACAGCTGTCATTAATCAAAGTCTCGTAGGTGCTGTTCTAGAATCAAGAAAATTTCCGCAAATTACTAGAGTTTATGGAGCTATTAATGGTGTTGAAGGTATCATAAATGAAGAATTTATGGATTTATCTCAAGAAACCACTCACAACTTAGAACAGGTTGGTTTAACTCCTGCATCTGCATTATTATCAACCAGAGTGAAACCTGATGAACAATATTGCAAAGAAATTTTCAGAGTATTAAAAGCACATGACGTACGTTATTTTTTTTACATTGGAGGAAATGATTCTGCCGATACTGTAAGAATTGTAAATGACAATGCAAAAAAATCAGACTATGAATTTAGAGCAATTCATATTCCAAAAACCATTGACAATGACTTGGTTTTAAACGATCATACGCCCGGCTATGGTTCTGCCGCAAGGTATGTGGCACAATCGTTTATAGGATTAAATCTCGATAACAGAGCACTACCAGGTGTTTATATTGGTGTTATTATGGGACGACATGCCGGTTTTTTAGCTGCTTCATCTTCTATGGCACAAAAATATCCTGATGACGGTCCTCATCTAATCTATCTTCCTGAAAGAACCTTTTATATTGATAAATTTCTATCAGATGTACACAACGTCTATCAAAAATATGGTAAATGTATTGTTGCAGTATCCGAAGGAATTAAAGATGAAAATGGGCAGTCCATCGTTGCTTCTCTCAGTGATACGATTGAAAAGGATGCTCATGGCAACATTCAACTTTCTGGTACTGGCGCACTTGGTGACATGCTTTCCAAACTCGTTAAGGAAAAGTTAAATATAAGCCGTGTAAGATCAGATACTTTAGGCTATCCACAAAGAAACTTTATTGGAAGCATTTCTGATATTGATCAAAGTGAAGCCCGAGAAGTAGGTGAAAAGGCCGCTCAATTTGCTATTTGGCATAAAATTGACGGGTCAATTATCATAGAAAGAACGGGATTTTATTCTGTTGATTATAAATTAGTTCCCCTAGAACAAGTTGCAGGAAAAACAAAAATTATGCCTGATGAATTCATTAATTCTTATGGAAACAATGTTACTGATGCCTTTAAGTTTTACTTAAGACCGCTACTTGGCTCAGGTTTTGCGACAGCGCATAGACTAAGAGCTCCAATGGCACCGAAAATTTTAAATATATAA
- a CDS encoding PEP phosphonomutase, translated as MSKRLLDCDTSDLLGLTKQMKLEAIIASEGRVVVSEIIGLLQPILVNISNAELSTAFGADILLLNMFDVYDPVFYGIPKVEKHDIIRKIKNLTGRLIGINLEPVDSNAETVGEMISVSKGRLATVETAKKAVEMGVDLIVLTGNPGTGVTNKAIVHSLKHISETLGDQVILVAGKMHAAGSLREAGENIITKKDVLEFSNAGADIILLPAPATVPGITLEYIKELVSYAHSLEKLTITAIGTSQEGADSDTIKQIALMCKMTGTDLHHIGDNGFPGMAIPENIMDYSIAIKGKKHTYLRMARSINR; from the coding sequence ATGAGCAAAAGATTGTTAGATTGTGATACTTCTGATTTGCTTGGACTAACTAAGCAGATGAAATTGGAGGCGATAATAGCCAGCGAAGGCAGAGTTGTCGTTTCAGAAATTATTGGGTTGCTACAACCAATCCTAGTAAATATCAGCAATGCTGAACTATCAACTGCTTTTGGAGCTGATATCTTGCTATTAAATATGTTTGATGTTTACGACCCAGTATTCTACGGTATACCGAAGGTTGAAAAGCATGACATCATAAGAAAAATCAAAAATCTCACTGGACGATTAATCGGTATCAATTTAGAACCCGTTGATTCAAATGCCGAAACAGTAGGTGAAATGATATCCGTATCAAAGGGAAGGCTTGCAACTGTAGAAACTGCAAAGAAGGCTGTTGAAATGGGTGTTGATCTCATTGTGCTAACTGGAAATCCTGGTACAGGTGTTACCAATAAAGCAATTGTTCACTCACTTAAACATATCAGCGAGACGCTTGGAGATCAGGTTATTCTTGTCGCTGGTAAGATGCATGCAGCAGGTTCTTTAAGGGAAGCTGGCGAAAATATCATAACAAAAAAAGATGTTCTTGAGTTTTCTAACGCTGGCGCCGATATCATATTATTACCAGCTCCGGCTACAGTACCCGGTATTACTCTTGAATATATTAAAGAACTTGTAAGTTATGCCCACAGCTTAGAAAAATTAACAATTACAGCAATTGGTACCTCTCAAGAAGGTGCTGATTCAGATACCATTAAGCAGATTGCTCTTATGTGTAAAATGACGGGAACCGATTTACATCATATCGGAGACAATGGTTTTCCTGGGATGGCTATACCTGAAAACATAATGGATTACAGCATAGCAATAAAAGGGAAAAAACATACATATCTTCGTATGGCAAGATCAATCAATAGATAA
- the nagA gene encoding N-acetylglucosamine-6-phosphate deacetylase, whose product MKAVVNGAIYKDHEFLQNKALIYDSKIEDIIDYKDVDYSKYEQVIDAKGLLIVPGFIDIHLHGYGGYDTMDDSDDALINISKRLVENGVTSFLPTTMTMSVDLIHQALQRIRNLMTQSFIGAKVLGAHFEGPFINAEYKGAQSEEFITYPKIDILKDYEDVIKVITMAPEMRDAMSFIETISNKGIAISIGHTGADYETVVKAYEHGAKGITHLFNAMTGLQHRKPGCVGAALLKDFCIEVIADNVHMNPVMYELLLKTKKLEHLILITDCMRAGGMPEGSYDLGGQKVIVADGRCLLENGTLAGSTLKLNQGLTNFMLQTSLELENAVKLVTENPARYLNIFDKVGSFDQGKLADITIIDPQINVHNTIVEGVVLYEKKD is encoded by the coding sequence TTGAAAGCAGTTGTGAACGGAGCTATTTATAAAGATCATGAATTTTTACAGAACAAAGCACTCATTTATGATTCGAAGATTGAAGACATCATTGATTACAAGGATGTAGATTATTCCAAATACGAACAAGTAATCGATGCCAAAGGATTGCTGATTGTACCAGGCTTTATTGATATTCACCTTCATGGTTACGGAGGCTACGATACAATGGATGATTCTGATGATGCGCTCATAAACATCAGTAAAAGGCTCGTTGAAAATGGGGTAACCTCTTTTTTGCCAACCACAATGACGATGTCTGTTGATTTGATACATCAAGCATTACAGCGTATCAGAAACTTGATGACGCAATCTTTTATTGGTGCAAAAGTACTGGGAGCACATTTTGAAGGCCCATTTATTAACGCTGAATATAAAGGTGCTCAAAGTGAGGAATTCATTACTTATCCAAAAATTGACATACTGAAGGATTATGAAGATGTTATTAAAGTAATTACAATGGCTCCAGAAATGAGAGATGCAATGAGCTTTATTGAGACGATTTCCAATAAGGGCATAGCAATTTCTATAGGTCACACAGGAGCAGATTATGAAACCGTTGTAAAAGCTTATGAACATGGAGCCAAGGGAATTACTCATTTGTTTAATGCTATGACAGGTCTACAACACAGAAAACCTGGCTGCGTGGGTGCTGCTCTCTTAAAAGATTTCTGCATTGAAGTAATTGCTGACAATGTTCATATGAACCCGGTTATGTATGAATTGCTATTGAAAACCAAAAAACTTGAACATCTGATTTTAATTACGGATTGTATGAGAGCAGGAGGAATGCCAGAAGGTTCTTATGATTTGGGTGGACAAAAGGTTATCGTTGCAGATGGAAGATGTTTGCTAGAAAATGGCACATTGGCTGGAAGTACGTTGAAACTTAACCAAGGATTAACTAATTTCATGCTTCAGACTTCCCTTGAGTTAGAAAACGCAGTCAAGCTTGTGACGGAAAATCCTGCGAGATACTTAAATATCTTTGATAAGGTGGGGTCTTTTGATCAAGGTAAGCTGGCAGATATTACAATCATTGATCCACA